A DNA window from Candidatus Methylacidiphilales bacterium contains the following coding sequences:
- a CDS encoding 30S ribosomal protein S1 — protein sequence MSSVEINEWLKGIGKPVAEGSIVKGKILEKRLRDVLVDVGYKSEGVVPLSQFDNPDEVKVGDEIEVLVENLENEDGMIVVSREKASQKQNWEKIVKLYNEGIPIEGKVKSVVKGGLMLDIGVEAFLPASQIDIVVPKNLKDFEGKTLVCKVVKLNEDRKNVVLSRRELVEAERAEKRAKFLAEVEKGSLVHGVVKNITEFGAFIDLDGIDGLLHITDMSWTRINHPSEILSVGQEIELVVTEIDKEKERVSLGLKQKTENPWDKIADKYPVNSKVHGKVSSLTAYGAFVELEPGIEGLIHISELSWTKRVNKPADILTLGQEIDALVLDVNKEEQKISLSLRQLEPNPWDEVSLKYPQGTIVKGVVRSFTAYGAFVELPDGLDGMIHVSDLSWTRKINHPSEMLKKGQEVEAVVLEIDKTNQRISLGIKQLTEDPWKNIEKIYKVGDIVKGKVSKIASFGAFVQLADEIDGLVHISQISTERVNRVKDVLKVGQEVEARIVKVDKTERRIGLSIKAVNFSEEQFNAEKERYEAIKPGEELSSFGEAFDRAQEEYRPGEGKK from the coding sequence ATGTCGTCTGTTGAAATTAACGAGTGGTTAAAAGGAATCGGCAAGCCTGTGGCCGAGGGTAGTATTGTGAAGGGTAAGATTTTGGAGAAGCGTTTGCGGGATGTGTTGGTGGATGTGGGTTATAAGTCGGAAGGGGTGGTGCCGTTGTCGCAGTTTGATAATCCTGATGAGGTGAAGGTCGGGGATGAGATCGAGGTCTTGGTGGAGAATCTGGAGAATGAGGATGGGATGATTGTTGTTTCGCGGGAGAAGGCTTCTCAGAAGCAGAATTGGGAAAAGATTGTGAAGCTTTATAATGAGGGGATACCTATAGAGGGTAAGGTGAAGAGTGTGGTGAAGGGGGGGTTGATGCTGGATATCGGGGTAGAGGCGTTTTTGCCGGCTTCGCAGATTGATATTGTGGTGCCGAAGAATTTGAAGGACTTCGAGGGGAAGACGTTGGTTTGTAAGGTGGTGAAGTTGAATGAAGATCGTAAGAATGTGGTGCTTTCACGTCGGGAACTTGTAGAGGCTGAGCGCGCGGAGAAGCGGGCAAAGTTTCTTGCTGAAGTCGAGAAGGGAAGCTTGGTGCATGGGGTGGTGAAGAATATTACGGAGTTTGGCGCGTTTATTGATTTGGATGGGATAGATGGGCTGCTGCACATTACTGATATGAGTTGGACGCGGATCAATCATCCATCGGAGATATTGAGTGTGGGGCAGGAGATTGAGTTGGTCGTCACAGAGATCGATAAGGAGAAGGAGCGTGTGTCGCTAGGTCTGAAACAAAAGACGGAGAATCCGTGGGATAAGATCGCGGATAAATATCCTGTCAACAGCAAGGTGCATGGTAAGGTGTCGTCATTGACTGCATACGGAGCTTTTGTGGAACTTGAGCCGGGGATTGAAGGGTTGATACATATATCGGAGTTGTCATGGACGAAGAGGGTCAACAAGCCTGCGGATATATTAACGCTGGGGCAGGAGATTGATGCGCTTGTCCTGGATGTAAATAAGGAGGAGCAGAAGATTTCGTTGAGCCTTCGCCAGCTTGAGCCGAATCCTTGGGATGAGGTGTCGCTGAAGTATCCTCAGGGCACGATAGTGAAGGGTGTGGTGCGAAGTTTTACGGCTTATGGGGCTTTCGTGGAGTTGCCCGATGGGCTGGATGGGATGATCCATGTGTCGGATCTTTCTTGGACGCGAAAGATTAATCATCCTTCCGAGATGCTCAAGAAAGGACAGGAGGTCGAGGCAGTGGTGTTGGAAATTGATAAGACCAATCAACGCATTTCTTTGGGGATCAAGCAACTTACTGAAGATCCTTGGAAGAATATCGAAAAAATCTATAAGGTGGGCGATATTGTGAAAGGTAAGGTTAGCAAAATTGCTAGCTTTGGGGCATTTGTGCAGCTTGCGGATGAGATTGACGGGCTGGTGCACATCTCGCAGATCAGCACGGAGCGTGTGAATCGCGTTAAAGATGTTCTTAAAGTGGGGCAGGAGGTCGAGGCTCGTATTGTGAAAGTGGATAAGACCGAGCGTCGGATCGGGCTATCAATAAAAGCTGTGAACTTCTCCGAGGAACAGTTCAATGCCGAAAAAGAGCGTTACGAGGCGATCAAGCCAGGAGAGGAGTTGAGCTCCTTTGGTGAGGCTTTTGACCGTGCTCAAGAGGAATATCGGCCAGGTGAAGGGAAAAAATAA
- a CDS encoding HAD family phosphatase yields the protein MPGDSHLFPPFAAIFDWDGVIIDSHDLHEESWYLLAAENSLPVPENFFKRSFGMRNAEVIRDLAQWSNDHEEIKRLSDRKEELYRSLILKKGIAPLPGVIPFLENLKQKSIPTAIGSSSVLLNITTVLNLLRLDSYFDVILTGADVSEGKPSPEIFLKCSEQLGIPPSYCIVFEDAHVGIQAAKRAGMVAVAVTTTHPAYTFDQADKIVDRLDQLSIEALLQLSDLNRRPEHVSASISTTSEQARLTRFRRE from the coding sequence ATGCCTGGCGACTCTCATCTTTTTCCACCTTTTGCAGCAATCTTTGATTGGGATGGGGTTATCATTGATTCTCACGATCTCCACGAAGAGAGCTGGTATCTATTGGCCGCTGAGAATTCTCTGCCAGTTCCAGAAAATTTCTTTAAACGTTCATTCGGCATGCGTAACGCTGAAGTTATCCGCGATCTCGCTCAATGGAGCAATGATCACGAGGAAATAAAACGCCTATCCGACCGCAAGGAGGAGCTATATCGTTCTCTAATCCTCAAAAAAGGCATAGCACCACTGCCGGGCGTCATACCATTCCTAGAAAACTTAAAGCAAAAATCCATCCCCACTGCGATTGGTTCATCCTCAGTTTTATTGAATATCACGACGGTTCTCAATTTGCTCCGGCTAGATTCATACTTTGATGTAATACTCACAGGCGCAGACGTCTCTGAAGGTAAACCGTCTCCGGAAATTTTTCTGAAATGCTCAGAGCAACTCGGCATTCCCCCGTCTTACTGCATCGTCTTTGAAGATGCCCACGTCGGTATCCAAGCAGCAAAAAGGGCGGGCATGGTGGCAGTAGCAGTCACCACAACTCATCCAGCTTATACCTTCGACCAAGCAGATAAAATCGTCGATCGCCTCGATCAGCTAAGCATTGAAGCGCTACTCCAACTATCCGATCTCAATCGAAGACCGGAGCACGTTAGTGCTTCAATTAGCACAACGTCAGAACAAGCCCGCCTCACCAGATTTCGCAGGGAATAA
- a CDS encoding DUF4870 domain-containing protein has translation MEASIKVDGTEKLISYIVHLSPLIGLPVLIPALVWIAKKGENSLSSMNAASALNFQILMLILSGIAWILTLVLIGFLIFPVLVLWAALQMVFACIATYRGKPHRYFPALPIFRG, from the coding sequence ATGGAAGCTTCAATTAAAGTGGATGGCACTGAGAAACTGATTAGTTATATTGTGCACCTGTCTCCACTAATTGGCCTACCAGTTTTAATTCCCGCCTTAGTGTGGATCGCGAAGAAAGGTGAAAACTCATTAAGCAGCATGAATGCTGCAAGCGCCTTAAATTTTCAGATCCTCATGCTGATTCTCTCTGGAATAGCTTGGATATTAACATTAGTCTTGATTGGCTTTCTAATTTTCCCCGTCTTAGTTTTGTGGGCTGCTCTGCAGATGGTTTTCGCTTGCATAGCGACATATCGCGGAAAACCTCATCGCTACTTCCCTGCCCTGCCTATTTTCAGGGGATAA